One Solanum pennellii chromosome 9, SPENNV200 DNA segment encodes these proteins:
- the LOC114073877 gene encoding uncharacterized protein LOC114073877: protein MEEGLRRSPRLVRASNPKVYRRNRKKLQVSSSNSMDEIPSFSLGISQISGEKNNEEKNNEEKNNEEENKKQKKGKKRVKEVKTMKKSKKICVTLASTSKKIVDSDDDFEDLPPQFQSKSLKNKDGLEKKRPVNDGKTRNRLPKSVILPESRYPVCASTS from the coding sequence ATGGAAGAAGGTCTTAGAAGAAGTCCGCGTCTAGTGAGGGCTTCGAATCCAAAAGTTTATCGAAGAAATCGAAAGAAGCTTCAAGTTTCGTCTTCTAATTCTATGGATGAAATTCCAAGTTTTAGTTTGGGTATCTCACAAATATCAGGGGAGAAGAACAATGAGGAGAAGAACAATGAGGAGAAGAACAATGAGGAAGAAAACAAGAAGCAAAAGAAAGGTAAAAAACGAGTTAAAGAGGTTAAAACAATGAAGAAATcgaaaaaaatatgtgttactTTGGCATCTACATCGAAGAAAATCGTTGACAGTGATGATGATTTTGAGGATTTACCTCCTCAATTTCAgtcaaaaagtttgaaaaataaagatggattGGAGAAGAAAAGGCCGGTGAATGATGGAAAAACACGAAATCGTTTACCCAAAAGTGTCATTCTACCAGAGAGTAGATATCCGGTATGTGCTAGTACTTCTTAG